The following proteins are encoded in a genomic region of Hippoglossus hippoglossus isolate fHipHip1 chromosome 3, fHipHip1.pri, whole genome shotgun sequence:
- the ace2 gene encoding angiotensin-converting enzyme 2: MTVSARILVTLLALSCFVSAQDLENNVREFLRRFDKEATQRMYNYSLASWAYNTDISKENSDKLSQEGQIWGRFYTQMSEESLKFPIDQIKDPEIKLQLISLQDKGSGALSQDKAAHLSKVMSEMSTIYSTATVCLMDDPLNCQTLEPGLEHVMFNSRDYAERLHVWEGWRREVGKRMRPLYEDYVDLKNEASKLNGFEDYGSYWRYNYETIEEDPQYKYTRDQLMGDVRSIYKEILPLYKELHAYVRSRLIEVYPGHIDAKGPLPAHLLGDMWGRFWTNLYPLTVPYPDKPGIDVSETMVKQGWSEIRLFKEAEKFFMSVGLYEMFPNFWNDSMLVKPEDGRKVVCHPTAWDMGNKEDFRIKMCTKVNMEDFLTVHHEMGHNQYQMAYRNLSYLLRDGANEGFHEAVGEIMSLSAATPKHLQSLGLLPADFTYDKETEINFLLKQALAIVATLPFTYMLEEWRWQVFAGNISKDEWMQRWWEMKREMVGVVEPVPRDETYCDPPALFHVSGDYSFIRYFTRTIYQFQFQKALCDAAGHTGALSSCDITNSTTAGTKLRDMLELGRSQSWTRALHTISGDVKMDARPLLDYFATLHEWLKADNQKHNRMVGWVPAIDPFSKYAIKVRISLKAAMGDDAYSWNDNELYLFKANIAYALRQYYEQKNETLLFMSENVLTHDVTERISFYIMVTNPVNTSVYIPKSDLEAAIRLSRGRINDAFQLDDRTLDFQGIPATLAPPVQQPVEVWLVVFGVVMGAVVLLGTYLIISGVRERKRKSEKPAMENPYEADNEGQTNKAFEENDDEQTGF; encoded by the exons ATGACGGTGTCAGCTCGGATTCTTGTAACGTTGCTGGCCTTGTCCTGCTTCGTCTCTGCTCAGGACCTGGAGAATAACGTGAGGGAGTTTCTGCGGAGGTTCGACAAAGAGGCCACGCAGCGCATGTACAATTACTCTCTGGCATCATGGGCCTACAACACGGACATCTCGAAGGAGAACTCGGACAAGCTG TCACAAGAGGGGCAAATCTGGGGCCGTTTTTACACTCAGATGTCAGAAGAGTCCCTGAAATTCCCCATCGACCAGATCAAAGATCCAGAAATCAAACTGCAGCTCATCTCCCTTCAGGACAAAGGCTCCGGCGCTCTGTCCCAGGACAAGGCCGCACAC CTGAGTAAAGTCATGAGTGAGATGAGTACAATCTACAGCACCGCCACAGTGTGTCTGATGGACGACCCCCTGAACTGTCAGACTTTGGAGCCAG GCCTGGAGCACGTGATGTTCAACAGCCGAGACTACGCCGAGCGCCTGCACGTGTGGGagggctggaggagggaggtggggaaGAGGATGAGGCCCCTGTACGAAGATTATGTGGATCTGAAGAACGAAGCTTCCAAACTAAACG GTTTTGAAGACTACGGATCTTACTGGAGATACAACTATGAGACGATCGAGGAGGATCCTCAGTACAAGTACACAAGAGACCAGCTCATGGGAGACGTGCGTTCAATATACAAAGAG ATCCTGCCATTATACAAGGAGCTGCATGCCTATGTGAGATCCAGGCTCATTGAGGTCTACCCAGGACACATTGATGCAAAAGGACCTCTGCCAGCCCACCTGCTGG GTGACATGTGGGGAAGATTCTGGACCAACCTGTACCCTCTGACTGTCCCCTACCCTGACAAACCAGGTATTGATGTCAGTGAGACTATGGTGAAGCAG GGCTGGAGTGAAATTCGTCTTTTCAAAGAAGCAGAGAAGTTCTTCATGTCCGTGGGCCTGTACGAGATGTTTCCGAACTTCTGGAACGACTCGATGCTGGTGAAGCCTGAGGACGGACGCAAGGTGGTGTGTCACCCCACAGCCTGGGACATGGGGAACAAGGAAGACTTTAG GATCAAAATGTGCACCAAGGTCAACATGGAAGACTTCCTCACTGTGCACCACGAGATGGGCCACAACCAATACCAGATGGCCTACCGCAACCTGTCCTACCTCCTGAGGGACGGAGCCAACGAGGGGTTCCACGAGGCCGTCGGAGAAATCATGTCCCTTTCTGCTGCAACGCCCAAACACCTGCAGAGCCTGGGCCTCCTGCCTGCTGACTTCACTTACGATAAAG AAACAGAGATCAACTTCCTGCTCAAGCAGGCGCTCGCCATCGTGGCCACACTGCCGTTCACCTACATGCTGGAGGAGTGGAGGTGGCAGGTGTTCGCAGGGAACATCTCCAAGGACGAATGGATGCAGCGGTGGTGGGAGATGAA GAGGGAGATGGTGGGGGTGGTGGAGCCGGTGCCGAGAGATGAGACTTACTGTGACCCTCCTGCTCTGTTCCATGTGTCTGGAGACTACTCCTTCATCAG GTACTTCACCAGAACCATCTACCAGTTTCAGTTCCAAAAAGCTCTCTGCGATGCTGCTGGTCACACTGGTGCCTTGTCTTCATGTGACATTACCAATTCTACCACAGCAGGAACCAAGCTGAG GGACATGTTGGAGCTGGGGAGGTCCCAGTCCTGGACCAGGGCCTTGCACACGATATCTGGTGATGTCAAGATGGATGcccgccccctgctggattATTTTGCAACACTTCACGAGTGGCTGAAGGCAGACAACCAGAAACACAACAGGATGGTCGGCTGGGTGCCAGCAATAGATCCAT tttccaAGTATGCCATCAAAGTACGAATAAGTTTGAAGGCCGCCATGGGGGACGACGCT TATTCCTGGAACGACAACGAGCTGTACCTGTTCAAGGCCAACATTGCCTACGCTCTGAGGCAGTACTACGAACAAAAGAACGAGACACTTCTCTTCAT GTCAGAGAATGTCCTCACCCACGACGTGACTGAGAGAATCTCCTTCTACATTATGGTCACCAACCCGGTGAATACCTCTGTGTACATCCCAAAGAGTGACTTGGAGGCTGCCATCCG GTTATCCAGAGGGCGAATCAACGATGCCTTCCAATTGGATGACAGGACGCTGGACTTCCAGGGTATCCCAGCAACACTGGCCCCTCCTGTGCAGCAGCCAGTGGAGGTGTGGCTGGTGGTGTTTGGGGTGGTCATGGGAGCCGTGGTGCTCCTGGGCACCTACCTCATCATCTCCGGTGTCAGAGAACGTAAAAG GAAATCTGAAAAGCCAGCCATGGAGAATCCGTACGAAGCAGACAACGAGGGGCAAACCAACAAAGCCTTCGAGGAGAATGATGATGAACAAACTGGATTCTGA
- the il1fma gene encoding interleukin-1 family member A, with translation MDQTDSSVNGGVLIVHQVNEGKHQYDVENVYKKWIGKKMFVRRGDRLMQINGVDLQDLTPEELAEILAEGNPILMVHKQRKKKKLEELPSGDDNTLYPVSKESTMLSFCMEMRREEENEVGEESEKGCPEGDAGQGESEENGEKRDMLIVTMTQTNISIVAGRGCSSESSCQGCDGEGCNFNDVVIVSESSTVTLVPRGRSNFSQVQGLNASIKHVATHNYLSTLCSQKSIYASPNPENMTIYYYKSNVTFRGIPVVLNITGSSSFLRCNKEEERVFLQVETCEKRSLSRISTTDESKLSFLFYMNSDSTAHTKFESALHLGWFIQILNSDSPVTMRTMDGSEQDHTFIFIIQK, from the exons ATGGATCAGACT GACTCTTCTGTGAATGGAGGTGTGCTCATCGTCCACCAGGTCAATGAAGGAAAGCACCAGTATGATGTGGAAAACGTGTACAAGAAATGGATTGGGAAGAAAATGTTTGTCAG GAGAGGGGACAGGCTGATGCAGATAAACGGTGTGGATCTGCAGGATCTCACACCGGAGGAGTTGGCAGAGATCTTAGCTGAGGGGAATCCGATTCTG ATGGTGCACaagcagagaaagaagaagaagctcgaGGAGCTGCCGTCCGGCGACGACAACACTTTATATCCAGTTTCTAAGGAATCCACAATGCTCAGTTTCTGCAtggagatgaggagggaggaggagaatgaagtaggagaagaaagtgagaaaggGTGTCCAGAGGGGGATGCTGGTCAAGGTGAAAGTGAGGAGAACGGGGAGAAGAGGGACATGCTCATCGTTACCATGACACAAACCAACATCTCCATAGTTGCAGGGCGGGGGTGCAGCTCCGAGAGTTCCTGTCAGGGATGTGATGGGGAAGGATGTAATTTTAACGATGTTGTCATAGTCTCTGAGTCCAGCACAGTGACACTTG TTCCAAGAGGAAGAAGCAATTTCAGTCAGGTTCAAGGGTTGAACGCTTCAATCAAGCATGTGGCCACCCACAATTACCTGAGCACCTTGTGCTCACAGAAATCCATCTACGCTTCACCCAATCCAG agaaTATGACCATCTACTACTACAAGTCAAACGTGACTTTCAGAGGAATACCAGTGGTTCTAAACATCACCGGCTCCAGCTCCTTCCTCAGGTGTaacaaggaggaagagagggtgtTTCTACAAGTGGAG ACGTGCGAAAAACGGAGTCTGAGCCGGATTTCCACGACCGATGAGAGCAAACTGTCCTTCCTCTTCTACATGAATTCTGACTCGACAGCACACACCAAGTTTGAGTCAGCGCTGCACCTCGGATGGTTCATCCAAATCCTCAACTCGGACTCACCAGTGACAATGAGAACCATGGATGGAAGCGAGCAGGACCACacattcatcttcatcattcaGAAATGA